From one Thermodesulfobacteriota bacterium genomic stretch:
- a CDS encoding ABC transporter substrate-binding protein, whose product RIAILTASDGYGAGGREDIKELAPQMGITLVADEVYGPKDTDMTAQLTKIKGTDAQAIVCWGTNPGPAVIARNRVQLGIKTPLYMSSGVASKKFIELAGAENAEGILLPAARLIVEPQVPASHPQKKVISSYIKEYESKFKQPVSTFGGHAYDAMRVLEIAITQAKSVEPAAIRDALEKVKGYQGTAGEFNFSPEDHAGLTEEGFVMVKIVKGDWEMQK is encoded by the coding sequence CGGATAGCGATCCTGACCGCCTCGGACGGGTATGGCGCCGGCGGGCGGGAGGACATCAAGGAGCTCGCTCCGCAGATGGGGATCACCCTGGTGGCCGACGAGGTGTACGGCCCCAAGGACACCGACATGACGGCTCAGCTCACGAAGATCAAGGGGACCGACGCACAGGCGATCGTATGCTGGGGGACCAATCCCGGGCCGGCGGTCATCGCGCGGAACCGTGTGCAGCTCGGCATCAAGACGCCTCTCTACATGAGCTCCGGCGTCGCCTCGAAGAAGTTCATCGAGCTGGCGGGGGCCGAGAACGCGGAGGGGATCCTGCTCCCGGCGGCGCGGCTCATCGTCGAGCCGCAGGTGCCGGCGAGCCACCCGCAGAAGAAGGTCATCTCGAGCTACATCAAGGAGTACGAGTCGAAGTTCAAGCAGCCGGTCTCCACCTTCGGCGGACACGCGTACGATGCGATGCGCGTCCTCGAGATCGCGATCACGCAGGCGAAGTCCGTGGAGCCGGCGGCGATCCGCGACGCCCTGGAGAAGGTGAAGGGGTACCAGGGGACGGCGGGAGAGTTCAACTTCTCGCCCGAAGACCACGCGGGGCTCACGGAAGAGGGCTTCGTGATGGTGAAGATCGTCAAGGGCGACTGGGAGATGCAGAAATAG